From Brassica rapa cultivar Chiifu-401-42 chromosome A06, CAAS_Brap_v3.01, whole genome shotgun sequence:
ATTTTCGCTGCCCAATATCTCTGGAGATGATGAGAGATCCAGTTATTGTTTCAACAGGGCAGGTAAAGTTCATTTCAACTTCAATTTACTTGATCTCTTCATGTTTGATAATCTCTCTCTTCTGTGTATAGACCTACGAACGCACCTGCATTGACAAGTGGATAGAAGCTGGGCACTCGACATGTCCTAAAACACAGCAGGCGCTAACAAGCACAACGCTCACACCTAACTATGTTCTCCGTAGTCTCATAGCTCAGTGGTGCGAGGCTAATGATATTGAGCCTCCAAAACCTCCTTGCAGTTTTAGGCCCAGCAAAGTATCGTCCTTCTCCTCCCCAGCTGAGGCAAACAAGATCGAAGATCTTATGTGGAGACTCGCTTACGGTAACCCAGAGGACCAAAGATCTGCAGCTGGGGAGATCCGCCTCCTTGCAAAACGAAATGCAGACAACCGTGTGGCCATAGCCGAAGCTGGAGCCATACCTCTTCTCGTCGGCCTTCTCGCAACTCCTGATTCTCGTATCCAAGAACATTCTGTCACAGCTCTTCTCAACCTCTCCATATGTGAGAACAACAAAGGAGCCATTGTTTCTGCTGGAGCTATCCCTGGTATAGTTCAAGTTCTCAAGAAAGGAAGCATGGAGGCTAGAGAGAATGCGGCTGCTACGCTTTTTAGTCTCTCCGTGATTGACGAAAACAAAGTCACTATCGGTGCCTTGGGAGCAATCCCACCCCTCGTTGTGCTGCTTAACGAAGGCACGCATAGAGGCAAGAAAGACGCTGCTACTGCACTTTTCAACCTCTGCATATACCAAGGAAACAAAGGAAAGGCCATACGAGCGGGAGTGATTCCCACCTTGACTAGACTCTTAACAGAGCCCGGAAGCGGAATGGTCGATGAGGCGCTGGCGATTCTGGCCATTCTCGCTAGCCATCCCGAAGGGAAATCCATCATAGGATCACTGGACGCCGTCCCGAGCCTGGTGGAGTTTATCAGAACGGGTTCCCCTAGAAACAGAGAGAACGCAGCTGCGGTTCTAGTTCACCTCAGCTCTAATGACCCACAACATCTGGTGGAAGCTCAGAAACTCGGCCTTATGGGTCCGTTGATAGATTTAGCCGGAAATGGGACAGATAGAGGGAAAAGAAAAGCAGCCCAGTTGCTTGAACGTATAAGCCGTCTAGCTGAACAGCAGAAGGAGACGGCTGCTCATGAACAAACCAAAGAAGAAGCTGAACCAACAGATTCAGCATCAACCACAGAAGCTGCTGATCCTTGAAAAAAACTAAGTTCATTTCTCCTACTTACGTCTGTTATTATTCCCACTTTCTTTTTTATTCTCCTTCGAGGTA
This genomic window contains:
- the LOC103873307 gene encoding U-box domain-containing protein 13, whose amino-acid sequence is MEEEKGAVAQSLIDLVTEIASVSDYRIMVKKLCSNLARRLKLLVPMLEEIRESNDPISEETLGTLVSLKEALSSAKDHLKFCSGGSKIYLVMEREQVTSKLQEVSVQLEQSLSKIPYEDLDISDEVKEQVELVLSQFRRAKGRVDASDDELYQDLHSLCIKSSDVDDHQPALQRVANKLQLMEIPDLAQESVALHEMVALSGGENIEEMAMVLKLIKDFAQMDNSDDHKVNGQTSTAASQKIPAVIPDDFRCPISLEMMRDPVIVSTGQTYERTCIDKWIEAGHSTCPKTQQALTSTTLTPNYVLRSLIAQWCEANDIEPPKPPCSFRPSKVSSFSSPAEANKIEDLMWRLAYGNPEDQRSAAGEIRLLAKRNADNRVAIAEAGAIPLLVGLLATPDSRIQEHSVTALLNLSICENNKGAIVSAGAIPGIVQVLKKGSMEARENAAATLFSLSVIDENKVTIGALGAIPPLVVLLNEGTHRGKKDAATALFNLCIYQGNKGKAIRAGVIPTLTRLLTEPGSGMVDEALAILAILASHPEGKSIIGSLDAVPSLVEFIRTGSPRNRENAAAVLVHLSSNDPQHLVEAQKLGLMGPLIDLAGNGTDRGKRKAAQLLERISRLAEQQKETAAHEQTKEEAEPTDSASTTEAADP